The nucleotide sequence tattttatttagaaATTATTAAATCTACCATCTACCTATGGGCTCCACCGATTAATGTCCAATAACTACTCACATACCAGTGGGTACGACGCTCTACTGTTACAACGGGGGGCCCGGCCCGGTGGGGCCCAGGACATGTGAGGCCAGCGAGTCACAGGAAGGAAACGTCGGGTGGGACGTACGCGTTTATAGACTAAAAATGACTGACGGGTCTGACTTGTACCTCGTGATTTGTGACGGAGATGATCCAATTGGACCCACCCGGAACTTGTGACGTGATTTCTTAATGGAAAGATCGGCTGACCCAATTAAAATAATGAGGACACGATGGAACACACACAGTCGAAGGCGACGGATAGCCTATCAGAGCTTTACAGCTACTACGAACCGAGTCTTCTTCCCCGAGTAGACGGAAAAGATGGCGAAGATACCACCGTGGAACGGTCTTCCCTTTCTCGTGTCATCGTAAGCATATCCTCTCCCCATTCAGATATTTCAGGCCTTTAACCGCTGCCCAAAAAGGAAAACACAACAATAAGAAACCCTAAAGCCCCAATTCCCCATCCATTCGCAGGAGAGGCAAACCCACCCCCCCCTCCTCATGGCGCTCCAATTCGCCTCCGTTCTCGATTTCTCAAGGCGACGCCGGCGTTGGCTCCTCCTCGCCGCAGCCGTCGGCGTCTCCGGCTACGGCGCTTACCGGTTTTACCACCTTCCCTCCGTCTCCCGCAAGCGGAAGCAGATCGCGAAGCTCGTCGGCGCATTCGTCTCCTCGTCCGACTCCGTATCCTCCGCCGCCGAGGTACTCGGGCTCGTCTCTTCCGACCTGAATCGGTTTCTCCGATCGGATGCCGATGAGATTCCCGCCAGCCTCAGACAATTGGCCAAGATCGCCCGGTCGGAAGAGTTCTCCGGGTCGGTCTCTAGGGTTTCGGAAGCTGTCGCGGTCGGTATGGTTCGAGGGTTCAGTTCCGCCTCGAACTACGGAGAAAAGAACGAGTCCGCGTTGAGTAGCTTCTCCGACCGCTTCTTTGAGAAGCTCTTCTCCCCCGCGGGTTCTGGATTCGCTTCCGTGGTGGTCGGCAGCTTCGCGAGGAACTTGGTGATAGCCTTCTATTCCAAAAGAGAGGCTGGTGGTGATGAATCGGTTGATCGGGCGGACAAGGCAGCCGTCCCAGAGTGGTTCCGTTTGCTTTCCTGTGATGATTCTAGGAAGCTCATTGCGGATTTCATTCAGCGATTCGTGAGCACTGCTGTCACAGTCTACCTTGAGAAGACGATGACGATAAATGCCTACGATCAGATCTTCTCCGGCTTTACGAACCCCAAGCACGAGGCGAAGGTGAAGGATATCTTGGTTTCGGTTTGCAATGGGGCTGTTGAAACCCTGGTCAGTACTTCCCATCGAGTGATGACCAATCGAGGCCTATCGACCCCCTCGGTGGACAGAGCAGGTGGTGTTGCACAGGAAGGGGAATGGGATAAAAATTATCGTGACAAAACCAGTTCCTTGGATGAGAATGAAGCTAACAGCAGTGCTGGCTGGGTCGACCGAGTCTCTTCGACATTAGCAGTTCCCAGTAACAGGAGGCTGGTTCTCGATGTCACAGGCAGAGTGACATTTGAGACTGTGAGGTCTTTTCTTGATTTCCTATCATGGAAATTGTGTGATTCTGCCAGGAGAGGTGTTAAGGTTGCTCGCGAGGAAGTGGTGGAAAGGGCTGTTGAGGTTGTGAGGTATGTCAGTGCCAAATCGATGGCCTTATTCACAATATGTCTCACCTTGTGCTTGCAGTTATGTGTTGGAACAAGACTCTTGACACCGGTTTAAGTTTCTTGTGATTGTAACATCATTTTAGCCTATGTAACTGAAGCATGTAAGGATCACTGCTCTAATAATGCTTGCAAACAGAAcatgtttctataaaaaaaaaaatgatattgatATGGTTTTTTTCGCTGCAGTTCATGACATTTCTCTTACCAAAATTGTTGGTCATTATATCAAAGAGTTTCTTTGTTGGTATTCTGCATTAGATCATAATAGCTTGAAAGATTTTCACCTCCTAATATAGTTATACGGTGTACCAACagaaggaaagctttctcctgttTTACTCCATAAATATACAGTTGTTATTTATTGTGCTTGCTGGGAGTTTGCATTGGAACTGTTTGCATTCTTAAGAACAATTGGTACAAAAGTGATGGTAAGGTATTCAACAAAATCTAATTTTGTATCCTTTTTCTATTATATTTTTGTGGATTTCTAGGTTTGCTGCATTATATAAGAACCTTATTTTCTTTTGGTAAGCCATATTTTTCTCCTCTGTTCTTACAGTATTTCAACTTTCCATGAGGAAGCAGCAACTTCCCAGTTAGCTTGGTTCTGTTGTTGATTTAAACTTTAGGTATATGTGTTTCTGTTTGATTTATTTGGATATGCATATATCTGTAATTTTGCCAGTGGAATTTAACATGAATGGGCCAGTCCGCACCCGTTTCgataaatcatatcaaacatatgtcCGGTAACTTGGCTTTTAAACAAGGCTGGGATAGCCCATATCCTCTTCTGAAAAATCATACCAAGCAACCTATTCTGCAAACTTATATTCGAAGCATTTGCATAAAGTAATAGAGTCTGAACAATTTTTGTTGCACAATAATCTCCTCTCTtaacttttatttttaaaaatttgaaaTTATAAGAGTTTTATTTGTCTATATGTTGCAACATGTTTGAATTATTTCTTTGTAATTAGCAGGATGTTCTCTTTTCTATTGGTTTGTGCTATGGCAATGCTTAACTAAGGAGAGTCATGTGCAAATTGATTCTGTCATATCAGCTGCCTGCTTGGTTTACTTCCATTAGATACTCCATATGCAAGAAGTGGTGATCTGTATGGGGGAATCATTAAGAAGTGTGACCGGTACGATGGtgtcatttttttcttcttttgctttaTGTATTTTGCATTATGCTGCCATGTGctcttttttcattattttttcttttggacCAATTCTCAATAGTTTTGGTTGTTTTTTTCTTGATTGTCAACAGTGTTTTTTTGGGGGTCAATTCTTTCTAGTTTTGGTTGGTTTTTCTTGATCGACAACAGTGTTTTTTGTGGGGTCAATTCTCTCTAGTTTTGGTTGGTTTTTCTTGACTGTCAACGGCATGTCATAATTTCTCAGAAGGAACTATCTTGAATATAAACAGTTAAAAGTGTTCATATCTTCACTTTGATAATGAACTGCAAGTCCATTAAACTCATGTTAGCTCAGATGCTTTTGGTATCCATTTTTAGTAGAAATACACTCATCTCTGTGTTATAACTCATGGGTGCCCCGGATGATAGAAAATCCTGCCACAATACTGAAGAAAAGATATGTGTTGGTAAAGCATGGTTATTTTTTCGATATAGCGTGCCATTCTTTTCGGTCAGCTGTCATGTGCCACTTACTATTAGTTTAATGATGCTTGCAACATATTTTCTGCTCGTATATACGATATCAAGTTCTTTTTCTGATCGGTCTCATTGGTCTTGGAACTCTCTTATGTTCCGCCTAAGAGAGTGATTGATTATTCAAGAGTCGTGTAAAAGTTTCAGAGGTCAGTGATGGCAGGTTATAATTATGttgaattgattttgatgatttatacaCAGAGAAGCACATTACTCTCAGAAACCTTTGAGAACAATGAAGTAGACTACTGTAAAGAGAAGGATGACTTTGCTATGAGGAAGTCTTTGAGTTTTGGTGTGATTCAGCAAGGAGAATGCCACATTCTTCTCTCAATCAGTCCCACTCCTCTTTAGGAGATTGAAGATTCTGAAGCTAGTGATTTGAAGTTTGTAGGCTTCTTTCTCTGTACAACCTCCTCTTTCCAAGGGAAGAACAAATCCTTTGCAGGCCAGCTCCTAAACTCATGGTAGAAGGGACTGGGAGATGACTTGCAAGTGACAAGAATGGACTCCACTCCTAAACTCATTCACATTCAGGTTTCTCATCATTATGTTTATTTGGCGTGATCCAAATCATTGTTACATAAGTAAAGCACAATCACTTCTAAACACACAAGAAGATGGAGGAGAAAGTTCATGTCTTCTTGTCATCTGTGGAAGCAGTGTGGAATGTAAAATAGAGAGGTGAGGCTGCCTGTTCACAGCAGCAGAAACACAATTTAGGGAGACGACCAAAGGCAGCAGCCAAATCAGTTCAACAGACAAAAAACAAAAGATGACAAACCGTGAAGCATTCTTCTCAAAGTTCAGATATCTGTAAGAAGAAAATGTATGTTTTGCCTTTTCATGCAGtccgtggcagcggcagcgatggAAGAAAAGGTGTAACATGGGATTCCACTGTGGTGGGAGATCGCGAGCTAATCAGATTCGACTTTGTGCAGCCACAAGGTCGAAAAATTCTCTGAGGATCTTGCTGTCCTCTACAGGAAATCCTGCCGCTTCCAAATTGTTGGAATCAACAAATAGATTCCTGAAGATATCTTTCTCGAACTTTACAATGGTGAGCAGTATCGAGGATGCAAATGATGTATAATGAGAACCATTATTCCGAGGCATGGCAGAAAAGTCATGGTTGAAGTACTCGGCAAATCTAAAGGTTGGATTCTCCGAGTACTTCATCAGGATTGCTTCTGATTCCCTCTCTTTGTTTTGGCACTCAGATTTAAGGAATGCTGAAGATTCAGTAACAGGTAGCTGCATAACAAACACCGGGCAGTTTAAGCTCAAACTGAAGTCTTCCAGAGCTGTTTGTGGAGACTGGATGATATCATACACAAACAAAACAACAGATGAACAACACCAACTACAGAGCTAAGACTTATGGTTCCAAGTTCTTGCTTAGCAAAACCACCACTGGTTACCAACAAGCATCTCTCTCATTGTCTTTCtgatcgtcttcttcttcttcttgcacttCTTTCGGAAGGTCACAACAAGCATCTCTCACAACGTCGAGCCGAGGAGGCCACTGCACAGGCTGCCGGTGCTATCATGAGTCTTGGAGTTCTCTGCACTGGGGCTGCTTCCAGTGCTGTTAGACAGGGAACCGAACGAAGTTTTATGTAGGACGCCGGTCGGTGAAGATTCCAACCTTGAGTCCCAGCCTTCGGTCAAGAGG is from Musa acuminata AAA Group cultivar baxijiao chromosome BXJ3-8, Cavendish_Baxijiao_AAA, whole genome shotgun sequence and encodes:
- the LOC103993821 gene encoding protein PHLOEM PROTEIN 2-LIKE A10, whose translation is MALQFASVLDFSRRRRRWLLLAAAVGVSGYGAYRFYHLPSVSRKRKQIAKLVGAFVSSSDSVSSAAEVLGLVSSDLNRFLRSDADEIPASLRQLAKIARSEEFSGSVSRVSEAVAVGMVRGFSSASNYGEKNESALSSFSDRFFEKLFSPAGSGFASVVVGSFARNLVIAFYSKREAGGDESVDRADKAAVPEWFRLLSCDDSRKLIADFIQRFVSTAVTVYLEKTMTINAYDQIFSGFTNPKHEAKVKDILVSVCNGAVETLVSTSHRVMTNRGLSTPSVDRAGGVAQEGEWDKNYRDKTSSLDENEANSSAGWVDRVSSTLAVPSNRRLVLDVTGRVTFETVRSFLDFLSWKLCDSARRGVKVAREEVVERAVEVVRYVSAKSMALFTICLTLCLQLCVGTRLLTPV